The Arachis ipaensis cultivar K30076 chromosome B03, Araip1.1, whole genome shotgun sequence region GCTGTTGTTgtactaaaattaaaaataatttacttttaaatattttgttttaataataaGANNNNNNNNNNNNNNNNNNNNNNNNNNNNNNNNNNNNNNNNNNNNNNNNNNNNNNNNNNNNNNNNNNNNNNNNNNNNNNNNNNNNNNNNNNNNNNNNNNNNNNNNNNNNNNNNNNNNNNNNNNNNNNNNNNNNNNNNNNNNNNNNNNNNNNNNNNNNNNNNNNNNNNNNNNNNNNNNNNNNNNNNNNNNNNNNNNNNNNNNNNNNNNNNNNNNNNNNNNNNNNNNNNNNNNNNNNNNNNNNNNNNNNNNNNNNNNNNNNNNNNNNNNNNNNNNNNNNNNNNNNNNNNNNNNNNNNNNNNNNNNNNNNNNNNNNNNNNNNNNNNNNNNNNNNNNNNNNNNNNNNNNNNNNNNNNNNNNNNNNNNNNNNNNNNNNNNNNNNNNNNNNNNNNNNNNNNNNNNNNNNNNNNNNNNNNNNNNNNNNNNNNNNNNNNNNNNNNNNNNNNNNNNNNNNNNNNNNNNNNNNNNNNNNNNNNNNNNNNNNNNNNNNNNNNNNNNNNNNNNNNNNNNNNNNNNNNNNNNNNNNNNNNNNNNNNNNNNNNNNNNNNNNNNNNNNNNNNNNNNNNNNNNNNNNNNNNNNNNNNNNNNNNNNNNNNNNNNNNNNNNNNNNNNNNNNNNNNNNNNNNNNNNNNNNNNNNNNNNNNNNNNNNNNNNNNNNNNNNNNNNNNNNNNNNNNNNNNNNNNNNNNNNNNNNNNNNNNNNNNNNNNNNNNNNNNNNNNNNNNNNNNNNNNNNNNNNNNNNNNNNNNNNNNNNNNNNNNNNNNNNNNNNNNNNNNNNNNNNNNNNNNNNNNNNNNNNNNNNNNNNNNNNNNNNNNNNNNNNNNNNNNNNNNNNNNNNNNNNNNNNNNNNNNNNNNNNNNNNNNNNNNNNNNNNNNNNNNNNNNNNNNNNNNNNNNNNNNNNNNNNNNNNNNNNNNNNNNNNNNNNNNNNNNNNNNNNNNNNNNNNNNNNNNNNNNNNNNNNNNNNNNNNNNNNNNNNNNNNNNNNNNNNNNNNNNNNNNNNNNNNNNNNNNNNNNNNNNNNNNNNNNNNNNNNNNNNNNNNNNNNNNNNNNNNNNNNNNNNNNNNNNNNNNNNNNNNNNNNNNNNNNNNNNNNNNNNNNNNNNNNNNNNNNNNNNNNNNNNNNNNNNNNNNNNNNNNNNNNNNNNNNNNNNNNNNNNNNNNNNNNNNNNNNNNNNNNNNNNNNNNNNNNNNNNNNNNNNNNNNNNNNNNNNNNNNNNNNNNNNNNNNNNNNNNNNNNNNNNNNNNNNNNNNNNNNNNNNNNNNNNNNNNNNNNNNNNNNNNNNNNNNNNNNNNNNNNNNNNNNNNNNNNNNNNNNNNNNNNNNNNNNNNNNNNNNNNNNNNNNNNNNNNNNNNNNNNNNNNNNNNNNNNNNNNNNNNNNNNNNNNNNNNNNNNNNNNNNNNNNNNNNNNNNNNNNNNNNNNNNNNNNNNNNNNNNNNNNNNNNNNNNNNNNNNNNNNNNNNNNNNNNNNNNNNNNNNNNNNNNNNNNNNNNNNNNNNNNNNNNNNNNNNNNNNNNNNNNNNNNNNNNNNNNNNNNNNNNNNNNNNNNNNNNNNNNNNNNNNNNNNNNNNNNNNNNNNNNNNNNNNNNNNNNNNNNNNNNNNNNNNNNNNNNNNNNNNNNNNNNNNNNNNNNNNNNNNNNNNNNNNNNNNNNNNNNNNNNNNNNNNNNNNNNNNNNNNNNNNNNNNNNNNNNNNNNNNNNNNNNNNNNNNNNNNNNNNNNNNNNNNNNNNNNNNNNNNNNNNNNNNNNNNNNNNNNNNNNNNNNNNNNNNNNNNNNNNNNNNNNNNNNNNNNNNNNNNNNNNNNNNNNNNNNNNNNNNNNNNNNNNNNNNNNNNNNNNNNNNNNNNNNNNNNNNNNNNNNNNNNNNNNNNNNNNNNNNNNNNNNNNNNNNNNNNNNNNNNNNNNNNNNNNNNNNNNNNNNNNNNNNNNNNNNNNNNNNNNNNNNNNNNNNNNNNNNNNNNNNNNNNNNNNNNNNNNNNNNNNNNNNNNNNNNNNNNNNNNNNNNNNNNNNNNNNNNNNNNNNNNNNNNNNNNNNNNNNNNNNNNNNNNNNNNNNNNNNNNNNNNNNNNNNNNNNNNNNNNNNNNNNNNNNNNNNNNNNNNNNNNNNNNNNNNNNNNNNNNNNNNNNNNNNNNNNNNNNNNNNNNNNNNNNNNNNNNNNNNNNNNNNNNNNNNNNNNNNNNNNNNNNNNNNNNNNNNNNNNNNNNNNNNNNNNNNNNNNNNNNNNNNNNNNNNNNNNNNNNNNNNNNNNNNNNNNNNNNNNNNNNNNNNNNNNNNNNNNNNNNNNNNNNNNNNNNNNNNNNNNNNNNNNNNNNNNNNNNNNNNNNNNNNNNNNNNNNNNNNNNNNNNNNNNNNNNNNNNNNNNNNNNNNNNNNNNNNNNNNNNNNNNNNNNNNNNNNNNNNNNNNNNNNNNNNNNNNNNNNNNNNNNNtttggacatgtgagaaaaaTACCGACATAACACCCAGTCAGGAAGGTGGATGAGATGGAGGATGAACAAGGAGTggaaggcagaggaagacctaagaagatcATCTATGAAGTAgtcaaacaagatctacatgtaaacggtcttgCTCTCGCTGTAggcatgatacatgacagagttCAATGATATCGTTTGATTCATGTGGTCGACCGCATCTAGTGGGAGAAGGCTTTGTTGCTGTTGTTgtactaaaattaaaaataatttacttttaaatattttgttttaataataaGANNNNNNNNNNNNNNNNNNNNNNNNNNNNNNNNNNNNNNNNNNNNNNNNNNNNNNNNNNNNNNNNNNNNNNNNNNNNNNNNNNNNNNNNNNNNNNNNNNNNNNNNNNNNATTCTAATTTAAATCTATCAAAAAGAATTTATCTATCAGAGACCTTAACTAATGTACTTTCAACATTTGTTAGCAAAATTTGATGCAATCACAAATCACAAAAGTATCTATTAGAGACCTTAATTAATGTACACGTGTCCCGGCAAGTTCACCGTCTTGGCTTTCAAGAACAGCATCGAAGCAACACGAACCCCCAAGTCCCCaaccactctctctctcttccgtCACACACAATCACACATACTTAACCCAATCCCTATTACTCATTCTTTTTCTGGATTCCTCACTCACTCCGTCACTTAACCaatctccattcttcttcatccaccgagattttttgtttgttttttgagGTTGACTGTGAGTGAGAGTGGGAAATAGACATGTACGTTAATTCCATGAGAAAGTCCTTCAAGGACTCCCTCAAGCTCCTTGAAGCTGATATTCAACACGCCAATACCCTGtcagtttctttttcttcttctttctctctctttatcttcaattttgaaatttttgggctcaattttgttttctgaattgaacggtgatcattttcctttacaaggtgctttttttttttgaaaaacgtCTTAAGGCCTCTCATACTTCAGCTTTTAATATTTCCCCCCTTCCTCGCGGGAAACGGTTGATGAATGCATAGTGTAAGATTTTTCTCGGTATGATTCTTCTTGGTGGGGGTTTAACCTCATGACAGTATTCTTACTTGGAATTTTCCTCATTAATTAGGGTttgtttaatttgttgagttaTCATGGGCAGTGTTGATTTACACTTGATATTCCTTTTTGTCTTTTTCCCTCTAACTCCTTATCAGCTTTGTGAAAACTTAATACTTCTGAACCCCCTAGCTTAGCTACCTTTTTTCTTTAATCAAAACCTCGGCACATACCTCTAATTTTGTGTGTTTTTGGTTGCAATAATTTCTCCCCTTGAAATGTGACATTATCACATGTATTACAAGAGTTGAATTTCCCATTATGTATATGATGATATGCTTTCCCTTTGGTAAAATTCCCCCTGAAGGTTTAGTTAGTCTAAAGTTCTGAACAGTGGATTTTGTAGGGATTCCAATTTTAAAATTCTTCGTAATTATCCCAAATTATCTACAATTTTCATGATGCAAAATTCTTGTATGTATGTGTAGGGCGTCAGATTTTTCAAGGGAGTATGATGGTGCATGCCTTCAGATGAGAATGTCATACAGTCCAGCTGCACACCTCTTTCTTTTTTTGGTGCAATGGACTGATTGTCACCTTGCGGGAGCCCTGGGATTGTTGAGAATCCTAATTTACAAGGTAAGATGTTTTGGTTTTTGGTTGTGATGCAATATTGGAATGAAGGACATGGAGAACAATGAAGAGTGAAGAATTTGGATCATGATGTAGGTGTATGTGGATGGGACAACCACCATGTCTACCCAGGAAAGGAAAGCAAGTATTAGAGAATTCTATGGTATAATAACTTTCAACCTCTGGTATTAATGCAAGATTGAACTTGCAAATTTGCATGGGGTTGTTGATATCTTGGTTTATGGTTTCTGCAGCGGTCATATATCCCTCTTTGTTGCAACTTCAAAAGGGGGTCACTGATACGGAGGATAAGAAACAAAAGGCTATGTGCATGGAGAGGTATCGTAAAAGAGATGATGAGGAGTATTGGCAGTCTTCTGACATAGACATTGAAAGAGAAGATGAATGTGGGATATGCATGGAAATGAATGGCAAAGTTGTGTTGCCCAACTGCAATCATGCCATGTGCCTGAAATGTTACCGAGAATGGTACTCCCTCCCCTccttccctctctctttctctctctccccccaaAAGAATGTGAATAATTTGTCTACTACTTTCTTCGATATGTTTTACCTGTGTTTCTGTGATAACAAATTTACCTCTATGGTTTAGTTTGGCTCGTGCATTATAATTATAGTTACTGTAACTTCTTCAAATAATAAAATGTAATCTGCTGGCTATTCCCAGGTCCTCAAGGTTTTGGGCTTGCTCAGTTAACCTTATAAAGTTAATGTCTTATGCCCATGCGTTCAGGACTTGGTCGTTTTATGAGTCTTACTATAAGAATGAACTGGTTTTAGAATCCCATGCTTGATTGCTGGTGTGATTTCATCATAGACACACCCACCAATCACCATGCATATAAATAGTTTTGTTTGTTAGATATAAAATGATGTGTGCTTCTACTTGACATTCTTATTGCTATTTGAATATGAGTATCAATAAATTAAACAAACAGAACATGGAAGTGTGAAAGAATTGGCTGTCTACTGTGATGATGGTAACCTTTTGCCCTTTAATAAAGTCTATTGCTCTTTGGTACAAGTAAGGTGCATACATCTTAACCTAATCAAATGTGTTTAGTTAGTGCCCTACTACTTTTTGGTGTACTAGTGTCTTGAAATAAAATTTATCTTTCTGTTTTCTTATGGAACTACTATGAGTTTAGTTGTATTTTGATGTTTATTAAAACTGGAAATATTAGGCTATGACACCATACTGTTTTCATTGTTAATTAGATCGAAAAATTGATCGTAAGGTGTCAGTATGCCGAACTGTCTGACTTTGAGGATTGTGTGTAGACTTGTATTCGAATTCCAAGGCATGGGGTTATACAACTCGTACTAGAGTAATGACTAGTTATTTCTTGAATCATAAGTTTATGCGAGAATGGAACATTGTCACCTTTAGGTTCTTGATGATACAAGCCTAGGTTTGATTGTCTATCATCTAATATCCATCAGCTAGTAGGTTATTTACTAGATAGGTAAATAAATAAGTTAAGCTCTGTTATGCTGAACAAGTTATTAGCAAGTTAAATCTGGTAAGGCACTGGAACTTGTTTGTGATGTTGCAAGTTGCAAAAGATGTACGCATTGCTGGCAACCTGGCATGTGACCTGGAGGTCACAGGAGTTGCGGAATCAGCCTTTTGAACAAACAAGGTGGGGCTGGAATCTGGGTCAAAAGTTTCCCTGTACCCTGTGCATGATGGCTAACGGGGACTTCATATCTCCAGGTTGCATTTATTGTACCCCACTCCCATGGTAGCCCGGTTATCGAAATTTTAGCTGCTGTCTTGTACCTCTGGAATGGTGCTCTTTATGTATTCTCTCAGTTAAACGATGCTTAAAGAATTGTGTATCCTTTTGCAGGCGAACAATCTCTCAGTCATGCCCATTTTGCCGAGACAGTCTGAAGAGGGTAAACTCTGGCGATCTCTGGGTTTTCACTGACAGGAGAGACATAGTAGATATGGCAACAGTAACAAGGGAGAATCTTAGAAGGCTTTATATGTACATAGACAAGTTGCCTTTGGTTGTTCCGGACTCCTTTTTTGAGGCCTATGACTCTCACATAAGGTAACCATAAGTGTGACTGCAACAGACAGATTTTAATGTATGCTGTTGTCTTCGGGTGGATACTAATTCCCCTCCAGTTGGAGTTCTAGC contains the following coding sequences:
- the LOC107631239 gene encoding uncharacterized protein LOC107631239 — protein: MYVNSMRKSFKDSLKLLEADIQHANTLASDFSREYDGACLQMRMSYSPAAHLFLFLVQWTDCHLAGALGLLRILIYKVYVDGTTTMSTQERKASIREFYAVIYPSLLQLQKGVTDTEDKKQKAMCMERYRKRDDEEYWQSSDIDIEREDECGICMEMNGKVVLPNCNHAMCLKCYREWRTISQSCPFCRDSLKRVNSGDLWVFTDRRDIVDMATVTRENLRRLYMYIDKLPLVVPDSFFEAYDSHIR